A DNA window from Halomicrobium mukohataei DSM 12286 contains the following coding sequences:
- a CDS encoding NHL repeat-containing protein translates to MPFRHQATVGAYETNGDRADDSPQLTTPVGVCQDPRGNVWVADTANSRLVVLDSALEQHLTAVGEPGSEPGSFELPFRLAHHPSDRALFVTDLANGRVQRLSYEYDGRRPAVVAVDTFRPDDGERFHPNGIAVYEYDDGLRVFVADEFYHDGDDLRSRIAVFDDEGALVDTIRSVDSEFAGALPLYWPQGLAVDTAGNLLIANTGEGVLRRTGAFPSYFATVLRCDRAGVGVPFEETGLPIVPQSYVTPRGVSVLGSGDDERVAVPDVGGGFVHMYDTARGHTSEVPSTIAPSLDDRRFGSPMQVAPYDSPDGTATDDTTERVLITEAMDHTVAAYELGTISESKRRLAGVGGDHTAPERLSFASAAVGVPTVGGERLLVVDADNARLQVTDADGGGPLVQRPLSHNRFPVGTAFWSVEPGRGYLFAADYSLTYDTDNDEPQIAVYRLDCREGVRIEHVTSAATWGIWGNNCKLPRGLATDEIDGDRTRLLAVDSFNGRLLRWTFDRTTGELDYEADDGRFGHDPGEFWNPSDVAVGERATYVTDRNNNRLQYRDDDGWHVYGGAGYGTDGDRFLLPQSVAAADGYVFVVDLVDRAIKAYSETDADEDEALAFVDAMQAFGGDRGRGDLWMPSLLSASGREDGVELVVPDSVLGVAYRYHWTPPA, encoded by the coding sequence ATGCCGTTCCGCCACCAGGCGACCGTCGGCGCGTACGAGACGAACGGGGACCGGGCAGACGACTCGCCGCAGCTGACCACGCCGGTCGGCGTGTGCCAGGACCCGCGCGGGAACGTGTGGGTCGCGGACACCGCGAACAGTCGGCTCGTCGTCCTCGACAGCGCCCTGGAACAGCATCTGACGGCCGTCGGCGAACCGGGATCGGAACCGGGATCGTTCGAACTGCCCTTCCGGCTCGCCCACCACCCGAGCGATCGGGCGCTGTTCGTGACGGATCTGGCCAACGGCCGGGTCCAGCGGTTGTCCTACGAGTACGACGGTCGACGGCCGGCGGTCGTCGCCGTCGACACCTTCCGGCCGGACGACGGGGAGCGCTTTCACCCCAACGGCATCGCAGTCTACGAGTACGACGACGGGCTCCGGGTGTTCGTCGCCGACGAGTTCTACCACGACGGCGACGACCTCCGTTCGCGGATCGCGGTCTTCGACGACGAGGGGGCGCTCGTCGACACGATCCGGTCGGTCGACTCCGAGTTCGCCGGTGCGCTCCCGCTGTACTGGCCACAGGGGTTGGCCGTCGACACCGCGGGGAACCTCCTGATCGCGAACACGGGAGAGGGCGTGTTGCGCCGGACCGGCGCGTTCCCCTCGTACTTCGCGACGGTCCTTCGCTGTGACCGGGCCGGCGTTGGCGTCCCCTTCGAGGAGACGGGGCTGCCGATCGTTCCGCAGTCGTACGTCACGCCGCGGGGCGTCTCCGTGCTTGGCAGCGGGGACGACGAGCGCGTCGCCGTGCCGGACGTAGGCGGTGGCTTCGTCCACATGTACGACACCGCGCGGGGGCACACGAGCGAAGTCCCCTCGACGATCGCGCCGAGCTTAGACGACCGGCGGTTCGGGTCGCCGATGCAGGTCGCCCCCTACGACTCGCCGGACGGCACCGCGACCGACGACACGACCGAGCGGGTCCTGATCACCGAGGCGATGGACCACACCGTCGCCGCCTACGAGCTGGGGACCATCTCCGAGTCGAAGCGACGGCTGGCCGGCGTCGGCGGCGACCACACCGCGCCCGAGCGGCTGTCCTTCGCCAGCGCGGCCGTCGGCGTCCCCACGGTGGGCGGCGAGCGACTGCTCGTCGTCGACGCCGACAACGCTCGGCTCCAGGTGACCGACGCCGACGGCGGCGGACCACTGGTCCAGCGACCGCTCTCGCACAACCGTTTCCCGGTCGGAACGGCGTTCTGGTCGGTCGAGCCCGGCCGGGGATATCTCTTCGCGGCCGACTACTCGCTGACCTACGACACGGACAACGACGAGCCACAGATCGCCGTCTACCGGCTCGACTGCCGGGAAGGAGTTCGGATCGAACACGTCACGTCGGCCGCCACCTGGGGCATCTGGGGGAACAACTGCAAGCTGCCCCGAGGGCTGGCGACCGACGAGATCGACGGCGACCGGACCCGCCTGCTCGCGGTCGACTCCTTCAACGGCCGGCTGCTCCGGTGGACCTTCGACCGGACGACCGGTGAACTCGACTACGAGGCCGACGACGGTCGCTTCGGGCACGACCCCGGCGAGTTCTGGAACCCCAGCGACGTGGCCGTCGGCGAGCGCGCGACCTACGTCACCGACCGGAACAACAACCGACTCCAGTACCGCGACGACGACGGGTGGCACGTCTACGGCGGGGCCGGCTACGGCACCGACGGCGATCGATTCCTGTTACCCCAGAGCGTCGCCGCCGCCGACGGATACGTCTTCGTCGTCGATCTGGTCGATCGCGCGATCAAGGCCTACAGCGAGACCGACGCAGACGAGGACGAAGCGCTGGCGTTCGTGGACGCGATGCAGGCCTTCGGCGGTGACCGCGGCCGGGGCGACCTCTGGATGCCGTCCCTGCTGTCGGCGAGCGGGCGCGAGGACGGCGTCGAACTGGTCGTTCCCGATTCCGTGCTCGGCGTCGCCTACCGGTACCACTGGACGCCCCCGGCGTGA
- a CDS encoding DUF5658 family protein produces MDTATGSPPLDVLEPPAGLWLLALVFFGVGDLLTTGVGLTLGTSTEANPVVAPLVERYGVAVLLPIKAAFFVGTYLVWRALPHPYSTTVPATLALVGVVVTAWNTGMLLTGAFS; encoded by the coding sequence ATGGACACCGCGACCGGCAGTCCCCCCCTCGACGTACTCGAACCGCCCGCCGGCCTGTGGCTGCTGGCACTGGTCTTCTTCGGAGTCGGCGACCTCCTCACGACCGGGGTCGGCCTGACGCTTGGCACCTCGACCGAGGCCAATCCCGTCGTCGCACCGCTCGTCGAACGGTACGGCGTCGCCGTCTTGCTCCCGATCAAAGCGGCGTTCTTCGTCGGGACCTACCTCGTGTGGCGAGCGTTGCCCCACCCGTACTCGACGACCGTCCCCGCGACGCTCGCGCTGGTGGGCGTCGTCGTCACCGCCTGGAACACCGGAATGTTGCTCACCGGAGCGTTCTCGTGA
- the mct gene encoding succinyl-CoA:mesaconate CoA-transferase, protein MGALSDLRVLDLTQVLAGPYCTMLLADMGADVVKIERPGGDLIRSNPPYLESEDEPYGGYFQSVNRGKRSLELDFGDEADREAFLSLVERADVVVENFKAGTMERFDLGYERLRERNPSLVYSSIRGFGDPRTGETHRQGQPSFDLIAQALGGVMEITGPEDGPPTKVGPGVGDLFTAALNAVGILAAVHHRERTGEGQYVDTAMYDAMLSLCERTIYQYSYDGHAPTRRGNSHPTLFPYDAFEAADGHVVIAAFSDGHWRTLCETMDRPDLAADYPDAASRRDARDALRAAIADWTRDRETSAVVDALDGRVPAAPVQNTADVFEDPHVAAREMLATVDQPGTDERVTIAGSPIKMTETDPRPRGRAPLLDEHRDEILETAGSESEDGRRAGSDD, encoded by the coding sequence ATGGGTGCCCTCTCGGACCTTCGGGTCCTGGACCTGACACAGGTGTTGGCCGGCCCGTACTGCACGATGTTGCTCGCGGACATGGGCGCGGACGTGGTAAAGATCGAGCGCCCCGGCGGGGACCTGATCCGGTCGAACCCCCCGTACCTCGAAAGCGAGGACGAGCCCTACGGCGGCTACTTCCAGAGCGTCAACCGCGGCAAGCGATCGCTGGAACTGGACTTCGGCGACGAGGCCGACCGCGAGGCGTTTCTCTCGCTGGTCGAGCGCGCGGACGTCGTCGTCGAGAACTTCAAGGCCGGAACGATGGAACGGTTCGATCTGGGCTACGAGCGGCTCCGCGAGCGCAATCCGTCGCTGGTCTACTCTTCGATTCGTGGCTTCGGCGACCCGCGGACCGGCGAGACGCACCGCCAGGGCCAGCCATCGTTCGACCTCATCGCCCAGGCGCTGGGCGGGGTCATGGAGATCACCGGCCCCGAAGACGGACCGCCGACGAAGGTCGGCCCCGGCGTCGGCGACCTCTTTACCGCGGCGCTCAACGCCGTCGGCATCCTCGCGGCCGTCCACCACCGCGAGCGAACCGGCGAGGGACAGTACGTCGACACGGCGATGTACGACGCCATGCTCTCGCTGTGTGAGCGGACGATCTACCAGTACTCCTACGACGGCCACGCGCCCACTCGACGGGGCAACTCACACCCCACGCTGTTCCCCTACGACGCCTTCGAAGCGGCCGACGGCCACGTCGTGATCGCCGCCTTCTCGGACGGGCACTGGCGGACGCTCTGTGAGACGATGGACCGCCCGGATCTGGCGGCCGACTATCCCGACGCCGCCAGCCGACGCGACGCACGGGACGCGCTTCGGGCCGCTATCGCCGACTGGACGCGCGACCGCGAGACGAGCGCCGTCGTCGACGCCCTCGACGGCCGCGTCCCCGCCGCGCCGGTCCAGAACACTGCAGACGTCTTCGAAGACCCACACGTCGCGGCCCGCGAGATGCTGGCGACGGTCGACCAGCCCGGCACCGACGAGCGGGTGACGATCGCCGGCAGCCCGATCAAGATGACCGAGACCGATCCGCGACCGCGTGGCCGCGCGCCACTGCTCGACGAACACCGCGACGAGATACTCGAAACCGCCGGCAGCGAGTCAGAAGACGGTCGGCGAGCCGGGAGCGACGATTGA
- the glmS gene encoding methylaspartate mutase subunit S produces MPRTVILGVIGSDAHVVGITILEQALSAAGFDVVNLGVKTSQADFVDAAQSHDAEAVLVSSLYGHARQDCEGFHDRIADAGLDVCTYVGGNLAVGQDEFEQTRERFREMGFDRVFDAETDPQEAIAALRQDLQLTAREAERARVDS; encoded by the coding sequence ATGCCCCGGACGGTCATCCTCGGCGTCATCGGCTCCGACGCTCACGTCGTCGGTATCACGATTCTCGAACAGGCGCTGTCGGCCGCAGGCTTCGACGTCGTCAATCTCGGCGTCAAGACCTCGCAGGCGGACTTCGTCGACGCGGCACAGTCCCACGACGCCGAGGCGGTACTGGTCTCGTCCCTGTACGGCCACGCCCGGCAGGACTGTGAGGGCTTTCACGACCGGATCGCAGACGCCGGCCTCGACGTGTGCACCTACGTCGGCGGCAACCTCGCGGTCGGTCAAGACGAGTTCGAGCAGACCCGCGAGCGCTTCCGCGAGATGGGTTTCGACCGCGTCTTCGACGCGGAGACCGACCCACAGGAGGCGATCGCGGCGCTGCGCCAGGACCTCCAGCTGACGGCCCGCGAGGCCGAGCGAGCGAGGGTCGACAGCTGA
- a CDS encoding methylaspartate mutase subunit E, with translation MPRDQRLAGEELQRLANGLRDEWHTGREVDFEEAIAFHESLPPGKQFAPVLESADRPLLQPRAGVPCLEAQIDLLRYLEQQGGADLLPTTIDSYTRDNEYEKAEEGLAASRNSDEDALNGFPAVNHGVEDCRRLVRALDTPIEVRHGTPDARLLAMVTLAGGFQSFEGGPISYNIPYTKGHSLEETITHWQFVDRLCGAYAERGVVVNREPFGPLTGTLVPPAIAIAVMLVEGLLAATQGVRSLTLGYGQVGNVVQDVAALRALGALGEEYLPDDVTVTTVFHEWMGGFPPDEARASGVIGLGGVTAAVARPDKVITKSPQEFQGVPTKEANAAGLRTTRQLIDMTIEQDIDLAGIDEEQRLIEQTTRALMDAIDRHGDGDVAQGVIRAFESGAMDVPFAPSDAAAGAVLPARDDDGRVRMFEFGDLAVPDEIREIHENKLGKRAEREGRAQSFQMVADDVDAISDGKLIGRRGETDAD, from the coding sequence ATGCCCCGCGACCAGCGGCTCGCTGGCGAGGAGCTACAGCGACTCGCCAACGGACTCCGCGACGAGTGGCACACCGGCCGCGAGGTCGACTTCGAGGAGGCGATCGCCTTCCACGAGTCGCTCCCGCCCGGCAAACAGTTCGCCCCGGTTCTGGAGTCGGCCGATCGACCCCTGCTCCAGCCACGCGCGGGCGTCCCCTGCCTCGAAGCGCAGATCGATCTGCTCCGGTATCTCGAACAGCAGGGCGGGGCGGACCTGCTCCCGACGACGATCGACTCCTACACCCGCGACAACGAGTACGAGAAGGCAGAGGAAGGGCTGGCGGCCTCGCGCAACAGCGACGAGGACGCGCTGAACGGGTTCCCAGCGGTCAACCACGGCGTCGAGGACTGCCGCCGACTCGTGCGGGCGCTGGACACGCCCATCGAGGTGCGCCACGGCACGCCCGACGCGCGCCTGCTGGCGATGGTGACGCTGGCGGGTGGCTTTCAGAGCTTCGAGGGCGGCCCCATCTCGTACAACATCCCCTACACGAAAGGCCACAGCCTAGAGGAGACGATCACACACTGGCAGTTCGTCGACCGGCTCTGTGGGGCCTACGCGGAGCGAGGCGTCGTCGTCAACCGCGAGCCGTTCGGCCCGCTGACCGGGACGCTGGTCCCGCCGGCCATCGCCATCGCCGTGATGCTGGTCGAGGGGCTGCTCGCGGCCACGCAGGGCGTGCGCTCGCTGACGCTTGGCTACGGCCAGGTCGGCAACGTCGTCCAGGACGTGGCCGCGCTGCGCGCGCTGGGCGCGCTGGGCGAGGAGTACCTGCCCGACGACGTGACGGTCACCACCGTCTTCCACGAGTGGATGGGCGGGTTCCCACCCGACGAGGCCCGTGCCAGCGGCGTCATCGGCCTCGGCGGCGTCACGGCGGCGGTCGCCAGGCCCGACAAGGTCATCACCAAGTCCCCACAGGAGTTCCAGGGCGTCCCGACCAAGGAGGCCAACGCCGCCGGCCTGCGGACGACGAGACAGCTCATAGATATGACCATCGAACAGGACATCGACCTCGCCGGTATCGACGAGGAACAGCGACTGATCGAACAGACGACACGCGCGCTGATGGACGCGATCGACCGCCACGGCGACGGCGACGTGGCCCAGGGGGTGATCCGTGCCTTCGAGTCGGGCGCGATGGACGTTCCCTTCGCCCCCAGCGACGCCGCGGCGGGCGCGGTGTTGCCGGCCCGCGACGACGACGGCCGCGTCCGGATGTTCGAGTTCGGCGATCTCGCAGTGCCCGACGAGATCCGCGAGATTCACGAGAACAAGCTCGGCAAGCGCGCCGAGCGAGAGGGCCGAGCCCAGTCGTTCCAGATGGTCGCCGACGACGTGGACGCCATCAGCGACGGCAAGCTCATCGGCCGCCGGGGTGAGACGGATGCGGATTGA
- a CDS encoding methylaspartate ammonia-lyase translates to MRIEAVRATPGVAGFFFDDQRAIKQGASRDGFTYEGEPVTDGFDRIREAGESLLVELRLGDGRWVRGDCAAVQYSGAGGRDPRFRADEFVSVLEGQVADVLRGRDATHFDENVTAIEALPSREGGRLHTAVRYGVSQALLNAAAHATRGTPTDVLATALGTEPATEPVPVFGQSGDERYTNAEKMLVKGVPVLPHGLFNSADAMGADGDGLLDYLDWLSTRTDDLGRPEYEPRFHVDVYGMVGELFGPPYDRPEVTDYFAALERAAAPYPLQVEGPMDAAGRADQIHAMAELREALADAGVAVDVVADEWCNTFDDVRRFVDHEAADVVQIKTPDLGGVQRSARAVRYCEGTDTRAYLGGTCNETATSARACAHVALATDAAQVLAKPGMGFDEGYMIVTNEMRRTVARMDGRATGADAAERRDAVRRDPDPGRAGGGRR, encoded by the coding sequence ATGCGGATTGAGGCCGTCCGGGCGACCCCCGGCGTCGCGGGCTTTTTCTTCGACGACCAGCGGGCGATCAAGCAGGGGGCCAGCCGCGACGGGTTCACCTACGAGGGCGAGCCGGTGACCGACGGCTTCGACCGGATCCGAGAGGCCGGCGAGAGCCTGCTGGTCGAACTCCGGCTCGGCGACGGCCGGTGGGTGCGGGGAGACTGTGCCGCCGTCCAGTACTCCGGGGCCGGCGGTCGCGACCCCCGGTTTCGGGCCGACGAGTTCGTGTCGGTCCTCGAGGGGCAGGTCGCCGACGTGCTGCGCGGACGGGACGCGACCCACTTCGACGAGAACGTCACGGCCATCGAAGCGCTGCCCTCGCGCGAGGGGGGACGACTCCACACGGCCGTCCGCTACGGCGTCTCGCAGGCGCTGCTGAACGCCGCCGCCCACGCGACTCGGGGCACGCCCACCGACGTGCTCGCGACGGCGCTGGGAACGGAACCGGCCACGGAGCCCGTCCCGGTGTTCGGCCAGTCCGGCGACGAGCGATACACCAACGCCGAGAAGATGCTCGTCAAGGGCGTCCCAGTCCTGCCCCACGGACTGTTCAACTCCGCGGACGCGATGGGCGCGGACGGCGACGGCCTGCTCGACTACCTCGACTGGCTGTCGACACGCACCGACGACCTCGGACGCCCGGAGTACGAGCCCCGGTTTCACGTCGACGTGTACGGCATGGTCGGCGAACTCTTCGGGCCGCCCTACGACCGCCCCGAAGTCACCGACTACTTCGCGGCGCTCGAACGGGCGGCGGCCCCCTACCCGCTGCAGGTCGAGGGACCGATGGACGCCGCTGGGCGGGCCGACCAGATCCACGCGATGGCCGAACTCCGCGAGGCGCTCGCCGACGCGGGCGTCGCCGTGGACGTCGTCGCCGACGAGTGGTGCAACACGTTCGACGACGTTCGCCGCTTCGTCGACCACGAGGCCGCTGACGTGGTCCAGATCAAGACGCCGGACCTGGGCGGCGTCCAGCGGTCGGCCCGCGCGGTCCGCTACTGCGAGGGCACCGACACCCGGGCGTACCTCGGTGGCACCTGCAACGAGACGGCGACCTCCGCGCGGGCCTGTGCCCACGTCGCGCTGGCGACCGACGCCGCGCAGGTGCTGGCAAAGCCCGGCATGGGCTTCGACGAGGGGTACATGATCGTCACCAACGAGATGCGCCGGACGGTGGCACGGATGGACGGGCGAGCGACCGGGGCCGACGCCGCCGAGCGACGGGACGCCGTGCGTCGCGATCCAGACCCCGGCCGGGCGGGCGGTGGTCGGCGATGA
- the mch gene encoding 2-methylfumaryl-CoA hydratase yields MSDWTDPDAFASALDRAETREKGHYFERFAVGETIEHEPGLALDRPGNERWMGQTLNHDPAYWRTDTARERDFPEPPIHPDYLLACVMGATVEDLSEKGGYFLGRTDLRFHEPVLPGTEIRARSTVESTATSNSRPDYGIVTWQTAGYDAETDSVLVSYERTNMVPRRTATAADGGQVTDDEQTAEEGASTRTLPDTLIAPDGPHFEDFRAALDRVGDDPDAAVAYRHERGRTMDDQLVAGLPLATLNTARQHHNRDAMADSPSGDIVAYGDVTRSVALAHARSDEATYRERAYHDESFHDFVTLGDTIYGFTRVLEADPDPGPPRAGEVTFEHVAFDQDRRPVYSGRRTALVDSRHPDQ; encoded by the coding sequence ATGAGCGACTGGACCGACCCGGACGCCTTCGCCTCGGCGCTCGATCGCGCGGAGACCCGAGAGAAGGGCCACTACTTCGAGCGCTTCGCGGTCGGCGAGACCATCGAGCACGAGCCCGGCCTGGCGCTCGATCGGCCCGGCAACGAGCGGTGGATGGGCCAGACGCTGAACCACGATCCCGCCTACTGGCGGACCGACACCGCCCGCGAGCGGGACTTCCCCGAGCCACCGATCCACCCGGACTACCTGCTCGCCTGCGTCATGGGCGCGACCGTCGAGGACCTCTCGGAGAAGGGCGGGTACTTCCTCGGCCGGACCGACCTCCGGTTCCACGAGCCCGTCCTGCCGGGGACCGAGATCAGAGCCCGGTCGACCGTCGAGTCGACGGCCACCTCGAACTCCCGGCCCGACTACGGGATCGTCACCTGGCAGACGGCGGGCTACGACGCCGAGACGGACTCGGTGCTGGTCAGCTACGAGCGGACGAACATGGTCCCGCGGCGGACCGCGACAGCGGCCGACGGTGGGCAGGTGACCGACGACGAACAGACGGCCGAGGAGGGAGCGTCCACCCGCACCCTGCCGGACACGCTGATCGCCCCCGACGGCCCCCACTTCGAGGACTTTCGGGCGGCGCTCGATCGCGTCGGGGACGATCCGGACGCGGCCGTCGCCTACCGCCACGAGCGCGGTCGGACGATGGACGACCAGCTCGTGGCCGGGCTCCCCCTGGCGACGCTGAACACGGCGCGCCAGCACCACAACCGCGACGCGATGGCCGACTCGCCGTCCGGAGACATCGTGGCCTACGGCGACGTGACCCGCTCGGTCGCGCTGGCCCACGCCCGATCGGACGAGGCGACGTACCGGGAACGCGCCTATCACGACGAATCGTTCCACGACTTCGTGACGCTGGGCGACACGATCTACGGCTTCACGCGCGTCCTCGAAGCCGATCCCGACCCCGGCCCGCCGCGAGCCGGCGAAGTGACCTTCGAACACGTCGCGTTCGACCAGGACCGCCGTCCGGTCTACTCCGGCCGGCGAACCGCACTCGTCGACAGCCGACACCCCGACCAATGA
- the citE gene encoding L-malyl-CoA/beta-methylmalyl-CoA lyase yields the protein MTRLCRTFQTAPAAVPRENSAKYLDSGLTAEGFEAPDWLAPDIEDGTAPSMKAEALENTIDRLPEYGPDFGGEIWPRVEWSYADPSFRERGVDQIDRLVGEAGDHLDGVVVPKVGRRTDVERARSAVAEAEREHGYDDGSIGLSVIVETARAFSDLREIARLGEDSRLTGLIFGPVDYTAELGGRAMDGERPQWAAMLERLSNEASAAGLLAVGGPFDQLFHERAGVTYYNAPGYADQVTREATIGIDGSWSLHPKQTVQANRIHMPTAEELERDVGKIERFVEAKAEGSGAVVLDGQMVDEATYKNFANTVATVRAIDEAHPEQTADRYDGDLVERARAVELGFEGST from the coding sequence ATGACACGACTCTGTCGCACCTTCCAGACCGCACCGGCCGCCGTCCCGCGCGAGAACTCGGCGAAGTACCTCGACTCCGGGCTCACCGCCGAGGGGTTCGAGGCACCGGACTGGCTCGCGCCCGACATCGAGGACGGCACCGCGCCGTCGATGAAAGCCGAGGCGCTCGAAAACACGATCGACCGGCTCCCCGAATACGGCCCCGACTTCGGCGGGGAGATCTGGCCCCGCGTCGAGTGGAGTTACGCCGACCCGAGCTTCCGGGAGCGAGGCGTCGACCAGATCGACCGCCTCGTCGGCGAGGCCGGCGACCACCTCGACGGCGTCGTCGTCCCGAAGGTCGGCCGGCGAACAGATGTCGAGCGGGCCCGCTCGGCCGTCGCGGAGGCCGAACGCGAGCACGGGTACGACGACGGCTCGATCGGTCTCTCCGTGATCGTCGAGACGGCGCGGGCGTTCTCGGACCTGCGAGAGATCGCGCGGCTGGGCGAGGACTCGCGTCTGACCGGCCTGATCTTCGGACCGGTGGACTACACCGCAGAGCTGGGCGGGCGCGCGATGGACGGCGAGCGCCCCCAGTGGGCCGCGATGCTCGAACGGCTCTCGAACGAGGCCAGCGCCGCCGGTCTCCTCGCCGTCGGCGGCCCCTTCGACCAGCTCTTTCACGAGCGGGCAGGGGTGACCTACTACAACGCACCGGGCTACGCCGACCAGGTGACCCGCGAGGCGACCATCGGCATCGACGGCTCGTGGTCGCTCCATCCCAAACAGACCGTCCAGGCCAACCGCATTCACATGCCGACCGCCGAGGAACTGGAGCGCGACGTGGGCAAGATCGAGCGCTTCGTCGAAGCCAAGGCAGAGGGGTCGGGCGCGGTCGTGCTGGACGGCCAGATGGTCGACGAGGCCACGTACAAGAACTTCGCCAACACGGTCGCGACGGTCCGTGCCATCGACGAGGCCCACCCCGAGCAGACGGCCGACCGCTACGACGGCGACCTCGTCGAGCGTGCGCGCGCCGTCGAACTGGGGTTCGAGGGCTCGACGTAA
- a CDS encoding DUF5788 family protein: MKDFEREQLLERIGRESATIGVDIPEEIEVQGETIELQSFVFEIKRRDTIPSGERDRVENAKRNLRRERRQRKQRIEDDDITFAQGERLANSIIGIDRALNALEQLGPADIEQEAQAKEAADKKRWMTFLKKALGHEDADSGTGRASRGR; the protein is encoded by the coding sequence GTGAAAGACTTCGAGCGCGAGCAGTTGCTCGAACGCATCGGCCGGGAGAGCGCGACGATCGGCGTGGACATCCCCGAGGAGATCGAGGTGCAAGGCGAGACGATCGAACTCCAGTCGTTCGTCTTCGAGATCAAGCGCCGGGACACGATCCCCTCCGGCGAACGCGACCGCGTCGAGAACGCCAAGCGCAACCTCCGACGCGAACGCCGCCAGCGCAAGCAGCGCATCGAGGACGACGACATCACGTTCGCGCAGGGAGAGCGCCTCGCGAACTCGATCATCGGGATCGACCGGGCGCTGAACGCCCTCGAACAGCTCGGCCCGGCCGACATCGAGCAGGAGGCCCAGGCCAAGGAAGCCGCCGACAAGAAACGCTGGATGACGTTCCTCAAGAAGGCGCTGGGCCACGAGGACGCCGACTCCGGTACCGGGAGGGCGAGTCGCGGACGATGA